From Candidatus Methylomirabilota bacterium, a single genomic window includes:
- a CDS encoding PfkB family carbohydrate kinase yields MASNRSGAPPDFVAVGHLTVDETPAGLRPGGSVLYAGLLAHRQGQRVGLLTSHGPDFPLEVLPPEIEVVAIPAPATTRFALHYTPEGRRLTLRARAAAVAPIHLPGHFAEAGLAYLAPVADEVAPDLAGAFPNAAVGVGAQGWCREWDRAGTVTMRSWPDPRRVLTRAQCLFLSSDDVAGWETEALALYQHVPLGALTLAARGAILFVNGERHPVAPAPAVEVEPTGAGDVFAAAFLIRYNATGDPFEAAAFAAVAGALTVEGDGIAGVPTPDALATRWREFQLR; encoded by the coding sequence GTGGCTTCGAATCGGTCGGGCGCGCCACCGGATTTCGTCGCCGTCGGACACCTCACGGTAGACGAGACCCCGGCCGGCCTCCGCCCGGGCGGCTCCGTGCTGTATGCGGGACTGCTGGCGCATCGCCAGGGGCAGCGGGTCGGGCTCCTGACGAGCCATGGCCCGGACTTCCCGCTCGAGGTGCTGCCCCCCGAGATCGAGGTGGTGGCGATCCCGGCGCCCGCCACGACCCGGTTCGCGCTCCATTACACGCCCGAAGGCCGGAGACTGACACTGCGCGCGCGGGCGGCCGCCGTCGCCCCCATCCACCTGCCCGGGCACTTCGCCGAGGCCGGCCTCGCGTACCTGGCGCCGGTCGCCGACGAGGTCGCGCCCGACCTCGCCGGGGCGTTCCCGAACGCGGCGGTGGGCGTCGGCGCCCAGGGCTGGTGTCGCGAGTGGGACCGAGCCGGGACGGTGACGATGCGGTCGTGGCCCGATCCCCGCCGGGTCCTGACCCGCGCCCAGTGCCTCTTCCTCTCGTCGGACGACGTGGCCGGGTGGGAGACCGAGGCGCTCGCGCTCTACCAGCACGTCCCGCTCGGGGCCCTGACGCTCGCCGCGCGCGGGGCCATCCTCTTCGTCAACGGAGAGCGCCACCCGGTCGCCCCGGCGCCGGCCGTGGAAGTCGAGCCGACCGGCGCCGGCGACGTCTTCGCGGCGGCCTTCCTGATCCGCTACAACGCGACCGGCGACCCCTTCGAGGCGGCCGCCTTCGCCGCCGTTGCGGGCGCCCTCACCGTGGAGGGGGACGGCATCGCCGGGGTCCCGACCCCGGACGCGCTGGCGACCCGCTGGCGCGAGTTCCAGCTCCGCTGA
- a CDS encoding Gfo/Idh/MocA family oxidoreductase has protein sequence MARIRLGVVGCGLIAQVMHLPHLRELDDLYEVVALCDLSPGTLAFVADRYGVSRRHTDWRALLEEPLDAVLILTAGSHAPIALAALRAGKHVLTEKPLCYTLREADELVEGVRRAGTTFMVAYMKRYDPGYRHALTLLPRLRGDLRYVQITVFHPSERAQTAQHDVRRVRDVHDDVVKRLRAEEDALLREAMGEFTPGERWAFAEALLSTLVHDVNALRGLVGEPAEVVTTEFWAESESMVSLLRYAQGFRVLLSLQYLWDLADYREEIGLYAPGARLRLRFPSPFFRNAPTPVVVSSMEGETARETRIVASHREAFKEELVHFAECVQHGRRPLTSVEDARADIAWLHRIWQARTRAS, from the coding sequence ATGGCGCGGATCCGGCTCGGCGTCGTCGGCTGTGGACTGATCGCCCAGGTGATGCACCTTCCGCATCTCCGCGAGCTCGATGACCTCTACGAGGTGGTGGCCCTCTGCGACCTCTCGCCCGGGACCCTGGCCTTCGTCGCCGACCGGTACGGCGTGAGCCGCCGGCACACGGACTGGCGGGCTCTCCTCGAGGAGCCGCTCGACGCGGTGCTCATCCTCACCGCCGGGTCGCACGCCCCGATCGCGCTGGCCGCCCTGCGGGCCGGCAAGCACGTCCTGACCGAGAAGCCGCTCTGTTACACGCTCCGGGAGGCCGACGAGCTGGTGGAGGGGGTCCGGCGGGCCGGCACCACCTTCATGGTCGCCTACATGAAGCGCTATGACCCGGGATACCGCCACGCGCTGACGCTCCTGCCCCGGCTTCGCGGCGACCTCCGCTACGTGCAGATCACGGTGTTCCACCCGTCCGAGCGGGCCCAGACCGCCCAGCACGACGTGCGCCGCGTCCGGGACGTGCATGACGACGTCGTGAAGCGCCTGCGAGCCGAGGAGGACGCGCTCCTCCGGGAGGCGATGGGGGAGTTCACCCCGGGCGAGCGCTGGGCCTTCGCCGAGGCGCTGCTCTCCACGCTCGTGCACGACGTGAACGCGCTCCGGGGGCTGGTCGGCGAGCCGGCCGAGGTGGTGACGACGGAGTTCTGGGCCGAGAGCGAGTCGATGGTGAGCCTGCTCCGCTACGCTCAGGGATTCCGGGTCCTGCTGAGCCTGCAGTACCTCTGGGATCTCGCCGACTACCGGGAGGAGATCGGGCTCTACGCCCCCGGCGCGCGCCTTCGCCTCCGCTTCCCGTCGCCCTTCTTCCGGAACGCGCCGACGCCCGTCGTGGTGTCCTCTATGGAGGGCGAGACGGCCCGGGAGACACGGATCGTCGCCTCCCACCGTGAGGCCTTCAAGGAGGAGCTGGTCCACTTCGCCGAGTGCGTCCAGCACGGTCGGCGGCCGCTGACCTCCGTCGAAGACGCCCGGGCGGACATCGCCTGGCTCCACCGGATCTGGCAGGCGCGCACCCGCGCGAGTTGA
- a CDS encoding amino acid ABC transporter permease, which yields MSWAVVEENLAYLLRGTGATALLSAGVVVLGTAAGLVVGLLRLVPAAPVRGAATVIVEVVRATPLLLLLFFIFFGLPAVGLRIPTWPAAVLALSLWMMANTSEVVRGAIQSIPRGQTEAARSTGLTALQTMGYVLLPQALRRMLPPFVGLCTILIKDTSLAAIIGVFELTRAAQESIERTLHPFELYLTAAAIYFCLCFPLSILADRAERRLQRP from the coding sequence ATGAGCTGGGCGGTCGTCGAGGAAAACCTCGCCTACCTCCTCCGCGGCACGGGGGCCACGGCCCTGCTGTCGGCCGGGGTCGTGGTCCTCGGCACGGCGGCCGGCCTGGTGGTGGGTCTCCTCCGCCTCGTGCCGGCAGCGCCGGTCCGGGGCGCGGCGACGGTGATCGTCGAGGTGGTGCGGGCCACGCCCCTGCTGCTGCTCCTCTTCTTCATCTTCTTCGGGCTGCCCGCCGTCGGGCTGCGCATCCCGACCTGGCCGGCCGCCGTGCTGGCCCTGAGCCTCTGGATGATGGCGAACACCTCCGAGGTGGTCCGCGGCGCCATCCAGTCGATCCCGCGCGGCCAGACCGAGGCCGCGCGCTCGACCGGCCTCACCGCGCTGCAGACGATGGGCTACGTGCTGCTCCCCCAGGCCCTCCGGCGCATGCTGCCGCCCTTCGTGGGGCTCTGCACGATCCTGATCAAGGACACCTCGCTGGCGGCGATCATCGGCGTGTTCGAGCTGACCCGGGCCGCGCAGGAGTCGATCGAGCGCACCCTGCACCCGTTCGAGCTCTACCTCACGGCGGCGGCGATCTACTTCTGCCTCTGCTTCCCGCTCTCGATCCTGGCCGATCGGGCGGAGCGCCGACTCCAGCGGCCGTGA